The Streptococcus oralis genome segment TTTTTTAAAATCTTTTCTACATAGGGTTTTAAATCTGGATGATTTTCCACTAGCTCAAATACTTCTGTCAGCTTCATTTTAACTCCTTACTGTATTTGCCTATACTTACTGTATTCGCCTATACTTAATGGAACTATGTAAATCCAGCTTAGTTACCAGGCAAAAGGCATAAACGTATCATTCCGATTATAGTAATTCAATGCATCGACCAAGTCTTGGAGACTTGCGTCTGGCTTTTCTTCCAAGGCTACAATCAAAACATCAATCAACTGTTCACCATAATATACCAGATTAAGATTTCTCTCTACTACTTCCACAGGGTAGACATCTTTATCATCAACTAAATCTGGATAATCAGAAATCAGATAAAGACTATCAAGTGTTAAGTCACCCTCATCCCGTCCGTAAAGACAAAAATCATCTGAAGCTAGCTGTTCCATGCGAACTTGCTCTAAAATATCTGCTAGTGAAAAGAATTGGTGTTTACGCATGATTGCTCCTTTTATTTCTACTCACCTTCCACAAAACTAGTCAGAAAAGCCTCAAATGAAAACCATTGACCAAAAATTTCGGCTCTTTCTTCTAAAACATAGTAATAAACCTTGCCAAAATCTTCTTCCCTTAGAGACAGAGCATAGTTTCCAGACCCAGGATCATAGGCAAAATGAAGGAGGTCTTTAGCCTGAAATCCAGCAGGAACAACCTCATCGTCAAACCAGTTGAGGGCCTTCTCCATCTCCTCTAATGAATAAAAAGCATTGAAAGGAAAGAGATGTTTGTCATCATGAACACCAGACACACAAGATTGACCACCATTGTACTTGAGATAAAAGTTTAACATGGCTTCCGGCAATTTCTTTCCAAGGTTCTCCTCAAATTGTAAAAGGTCTTCTCTTGTAATTGGCTCATTCGCATCTGTTGCTCTCAGCATAATTATCCCTCCGGTTTTTACAATCTTTCTTCTAAGACCTTGTCAATAAAGTCATAGACAGTTGCAGCAACTTTTTGCATTTCTA includes the following:
- a CDS encoding SMI1/KNR4 family protein; the protein is MLRATDANEPITREDLLQFEENLGKKLPEAMLNFYLKYNGGQSCVSGVHDDKHLFPFNAFYSLEEMEKALNWFDDEVVPAGFQAKDLLHFAYDPGSGNYALSLREEDFGKVYYYVLEERAEIFGQWFSFEAFLTSFVEGE